A portion of the Amyelois transitella isolate CPQ chromosome 2, ilAmyTran1.1, whole genome shotgun sequence genome contains these proteins:
- the LOC106142991 gene encoding uncharacterized protein LOC106142991: MVAITITTFTNPFSFHCFIDNDNKNVSLTNNIESNDILCINKLNPEISNLQHGQYVAVMWQNKWARGIVSMEAQFLIWLIDYGIYLRPDCNTVYVDLPLDYKKLPTKVFEASIQGVTPVDKELSETCQIKNVTSRDWNKGAIDRAKELIASAKKVYFIPMAMLSTMHNDIILGDLYLQDSIKGTFNIIDELELWPIFLERNVETFVQNMPYHYSSRRRHRANLLKPHLANILLPTISLTISLEDYKKLCINLPCPDTASAVSTSQCNSDSEDGSTVIEYGGNYKKEKKLFKLTPTEIEKYCNMYVVVHGREYNVLNVLLNKTRDLNMCERYKDHDLKSIGRGITGRPSD; this comes from the exons ATGGTAGCGATTACAATAACAACATTTACCAAtcctttttcatttcattgttttattgataatgataataaaaatgtatccttgacaaataatatagaaagtaatgatattttatgcataaacaaattaaatccGGAGATATCAAATTTACAACACGGACAG TATGTAGCGGTCATGTGGCAAAATAAATGGGCCAGAGGCATAGTTTCAATGGAGGCACAGTTTTTAATTTGGCTGATTGATTATGGTATTTATTTGCGACCAGATTGCAATACTGTTTATGTGGATTTACCACTTGATTATAAAAAGCTTCCTACCAAAGTGTTTGAGGCTAGTATCCAAGGAGTAACACCTGTTGACAAg GAACTAAGTGAAACCTGCCagataaaaaatgtaacttCAAGAGATTGGAACAAAGGAGCTATTGATAGGGCAAAAGAACTCATAGCAAGTGCCAAAAAAGTATACTTTATACCTATGGCTATGTTGAGTACTATGCACAATGacata ATTCTTGGAGACCTCTATCTGCAAGACAGTATTAAAGgaacttttaatattatagatgAATTAGAATTATGGCCAATTTTTCTAGAAAGGAATGTGGAGACTTTTGTGCAAA ACATGCCATATCATTACTCAAGCCGCAGGCGGCATCGTGCGAATCTCTTGAAGCCCCATCTTGCCAACATACTGTTACCAACGATCTCATTGACCATCAGTCTTGAAGATTATAAAAAGTTGTGCATAAACTTACCATGTCCAGACACTGCTTCTGCTGTTAGCACTTCTCAATGCAACTCTGACTCAGAAGATGGCAGCACTGTTATAGAATATGGCGGGAATtacaaaaaggaaaaaaaactgTTCAAATTAACACCAACTGAGATTGAAAAGTactgtaatatgtatgtggtAGTTCATGGTAGGGAATATAATGTTTTGAATGTGTTGTTAAACAAAACACGAGACTTGAACATGTGTGAGAGATACaaagatcatgatctgaagtCTATCGGGCGAGGGATCACTGGTAGACCATCTGATTAG
- the LOC106143023 gene encoding uncharacterized protein LOC106143023, with translation MQTWVMVACVAALATLAAAQKPGRFLSLPVPQKCANRPKEFFYKGHHYFFSGHVPALANRKVDWLDGRNICREYCMDLVSMETQEENNLIFKLIQQNDVPYIWTSGRLCDFKGCESRKDLEPKNIFGWFWSANREKISPTNQIPNGWGYNPWSQTGHKKQRQPDNAEFDINGTTESCLSILNNVYNDGIAWHDVACYHEKPIVCEDNEELLNYVASTNPGIRL, from the exons ATGCAGACGTGGGTAATGGTGGCGTGCGTGGCTGCGCTGGCGACGCTGGCGGCTGCGCAGAAGCCGGGCCGCTTCCTCTCCCTGCCAGTTCCACAGAAATGCGCTAACA GACCAAAGGAATTCTTCTACAAAGGCCATCATTACTTCTTCAGCGGGCACGTGCCAGCGCTAGCCAACAGGAAGGTGGACTGGCTCGACGGCCGCAATATTTGCCGGGAGTACTGCATGGACCTTGTCTCTATGGAGACACAGGAGGAAAATAATCTGATCTTCAAACTCATACAACAGA ATGATGTGCCTTACATCTGGACATCTGGACGTCTGTGTGACTTCAAGGGCTGTGAATCGCGCAAGGACCTCGAACCTAAGAACATCTTCGGCTGGTTCTGGTCCGCCAATCGCGAAAAGATATCGCCAACCAATCAA ATCCCCAACGGCTGGGGCTACAACCCGTGGTCGCAAACCGGACACAAGAAGCAGCGTCAACCCGACAACGCCGAGTTCGACATCAACGGCACCACGGAATCCTGTCTCAGCATTCTAAACAACGTGTACAACGACGGCATCGCGTGGCACGACGTCGCCTGTTATCACGAGAAACCCATTGTGTGCGAGGACAACGAGGAACTCCTCAATTACGTGGCCAGCACCAATCCCGGCATACGTCTGTGA